The sequence below is a genomic window from Streptomyces sp. NBC_00289.
CCCGGAGACCAACTGCGCGAACCTGCCCCCCTCCTGCACCGCGACCGGGTGAAGCCCGCGGCCCCCGGGGCCGCGCGGCGGACCCGCCACCCCGTCGATCCCTGTCACCGAGACCGGCGACGTGCCCAGCAGCCCCACGTACGTCCGCTGCGGCACCCCGGCGAACACGCGGTCACCGGCGGCGCGCACCTGTCGATCGGCGGCGGCCATCCCCCCGGCCCGGAAAGACGCATTGACGTTCACCTGCGCGTCGGGGTCGGCAGCCAGCCGCCGCACTGCCCCGGCCTGCACCGAGCTCCCCGCCACCGCCGCGAGCGCCGCCAGCACCGTCGCACACAGCAGTACGGTCACCGCGACAGCGGCCAGCACCAGCCCGTGCTGCGTGGCCCGCCTGGCAACGGCGGGAAGCCGCCGCCTGGCCGGGCGCGGAGCATCCGGGTGTCGCCGCGACGAGGACGTGAAGGCCGTGGCGACCACATGAACCCCCGCAGAATCGAACATGTGACGGTGACGGCGCGCCACAGTCCTACCAGGCGCCCCGCAACGACGCAAGAATCGCTGATCTTGTACTACCTGGGCGGCATCAGAGCGGCGGGAGCCGCCGCCACGCTCGCGGGGTCCAACAGCCGTTGCCGGTGCGGGCCGCGGTGTGGACGGCAGGGTCCAGCCGCGCGGCTCACCATTCATCGCGCGGTGAGGTGGCGTGCTCGCGGCAGACTCAACTTTCTTCGTCGGCAGTACTGTTGACCGACAGCGGCTCCCATGAAACGAAGCTCCTGCGGAGCAGGGCTGGGGAAGCCGGTTCGCCAGGGCTGACCGGCGTGCGCTGTCCATCGGCCGACACCCGCCGCTCACACAGAAACTGATACTGTGTGAGGTGTGACGCAGCAGGTCAAGCGGGCGTTCAAGTACCGCTTTTACCCCGCCGACGAGCAGGCAGCTGAGCTGTCGCGCACGTTCGGCTGCGTGCGCCTCGTCTTCAACAAGGCGCTGGAGGAGCGCACACGGGCCTGGTACGGCGAGCAGCGCCGCATCTCCTACGTGGAGTCCTCGGCCGCGCTGACGGAGTGGAAGAAGACCGGGGAGCTGGCCTTTTTGACGGAGGTGTCCTCGGTCCCGCTGCAGCAGGCGCTGCGTCATCTTCAGACGGCGTTCGGGAACTTCTTCGCCAAGCGCGCGAAGTACCCGCGCTACAAGTCTCGCAAGAAGTCCCGCGCGTCGGCCGAGTACACCCGCAGCGCCTTCACCTGGCGCGAGGGGCGCCTGACCCTGGCGAAGATGACGCAGCCCCTGGACATCCGCTGGTCGCGTCCCCTGCCGGAAGGTGCCGAGCCCACGACGGTGACCGTGTCCCGCGACGCGGCGGGTCGCTGGTTCGTGTCCCTGCTGTGCGAGGACACCATCGCCCCGGCCGCCGCCACCACGGCGGCCGTCGGCCTGGACGCCGGGATCACCTCCCTGGTGACACTGTCCACCGGGGAAAAGGTCGCCAACCCCAAGCATGAGAGGCGGGATCGCGCGCGGCTGGCCCGCGCGCAGCGGGAGCTGTCGCGCAAGGCGAAGGGCTCGGCGAACCGCGAGAAGGCCCGGCTCAAGGTGGCCCGCGTGCATGCGCGGATCGCCGACCGGCGCCGTGACTGTCTGCACAAGCTGTCGACTCGACTCGTCCGTGAGAACCAAACGGTCGTGATCGAGGACCTGAGTGTCCGCAACTTGCTGAAGAACGGCACGCTCGCACGCGCCATCAGTGACGCGGCCTGGATGCAATTGCGTTCCATGCTGGAGTACAAGTGCGCCTGGTACGGGCGCGAGTTCGTCGTGATCGACCGCTTCTTCCCCAGCAGCAAGCTGTGCGGGGACTGCGGTACGGTCGCGGCGAAGCTGCCGCTGAACGTCCGCGAGTGGACGTGTGCCTGCGGCGCGGTGCATGACCGCGACGTGAACGCGGCGCGCAACATCCTGGCCGCCGGGCTGGCGGCGTCTGCCTGTGGAGACGGTGTAAGACCTCAACGGGAGTCCTCCCGGACGGGGCGGTCGTCGGTGAAGCAGGAATCCCAGCGGGCGACCGCTGGAATCCCCCGCATCTAGGCGGGGGAGGAAGTCAAGGTGTACCTCGACGGCGCCCGGAACGTGCGGATGGACAGAACCACTCTGCGGGAGCTGTCCGAGTACGGGTATCTCGACGAGTTCAGCCGCTGGGTCGCCGCCGTTCCGGCCGCCCTGGCCAGGGAACACGGCTGCGCCGCCCTGGTGTACGGCAACCGTATCCACGCCAGGATCAACCAGATCGGCCCCTACGGGTCGAGCTGGCACCTTCCGGACACCCATGTCCAAGTCCGCACCGTGCACCGCGACCTGCGCATGAGCCCCGCCTTCTCGCTCACTTTCGACGTCACAGGCCGGCTCTTCCCCCGGCTTGTCTTCCACGACTGGGTGCCCGACGCCCTCGCCCGCGCGCGGCGGAGCTGACTTCCAACCCGAAGACCGAGGCCTCAGTGGTGCTGGCGCCCGTCCCGCCGTAGTCGGACCTCGGGAAGGCGGGGGAGGGGCCGGGGTCCGGTGTGGGTGGAGGCGCAGGTTCCGCTGCTTCACCGGGCCCCAGCTGCAGGCCTGGTGCCCATGAAGGTGTCAGTTACACCGTTTTTCACCGGATGGGGTGTTGTGGTGGTGCACA
It includes:
- a CDS encoding RNA-guided endonuclease InsQ/TnpB family protein, which codes for MTQQVKRAFKYRFYPADEQAAELSRTFGCVRLVFNKALEERTRAWYGEQRRISYVESSAALTEWKKTGELAFLTEVSSVPLQQALRHLQTAFGNFFAKRAKYPRYKSRKKSRASAEYTRSAFTWREGRLTLAKMTQPLDIRWSRPLPEGAEPTTVTVSRDAAGRWFVSLLCEDTIAPAAATTAAVGLDAGITSLVTLSTGEKVANPKHERRDRARLARAQRELSRKAKGSANREKARLKVARVHARIADRRRDCLHKLSTRLVRENQTVVIEDLSVRNLLKNGTLARAISDAAWMQLRSMLEYKCAWYGREFVVIDRFFPSSKLCGDCGTVAAKLPLNVREWTCACGAVHDRDVNAARNILAAGLAASACGDGVRPQRESSRTGRSSVKQESQRATAGIPRI